One window of Agromyces rhizosphaerae genomic DNA carries:
- a CDS encoding endonuclease domain-containing protein, producing MRDLAMDLSRFGGLATQPQLRRLGHSERAIREAVAAGSAWRVGRSWLANARAEAEAVRAVALRGVLGGESALRSHGVWVTHETGLCVVSPRSASRLPSTRAGEYRIRVERIARDGERRWRVDVGTALVQALPRFRTRYEAIATLDSALHARRIDRRRLEVVAAGMPRRIRRLLPHLDPRAESGLESILRLAALERGWSVRSQVRIAGVGRVDLVIDGWLVIEADGARWHDDPADAARDRERNAALVRRGYRWHRFGHAQVVHDLDGCLEVIAALLAHGRPAR from the coding sequence ATGCGCGATCTCGCCATGGACCTGTCCCGCTTCGGCGGGCTCGCGACGCAACCGCAGCTTCGACGACTCGGGCACTCGGAGCGCGCGATCCGGGAGGCCGTCGCCGCAGGCTCGGCGTGGCGAGTGGGCCGCTCGTGGCTGGCGAACGCGCGGGCGGAGGCGGAGGCGGTGCGCGCGGTCGCGCTGCGCGGCGTGCTCGGCGGCGAGAGCGCGCTCCGCAGCCACGGTGTGTGGGTGACGCACGAGACGGGGCTGTGCGTGGTCAGCCCACGCAGCGCGAGTCGGCTGCCGAGCACGCGCGCGGGGGAGTACCGCATCCGCGTCGAGCGCATCGCACGCGACGGCGAGCGGCGTTGGCGCGTCGATGTCGGCACGGCGCTCGTTCAGGCGCTGCCGCGGTTCCGCACCCGGTACGAGGCGATCGCCACCCTCGACAGCGCCCTGCACGCGCGCCGCATCGACCGCCGCCGGCTCGAGGTCGTGGCCGCCGGGATGCCCCGGCGCATCCGCCGCCTGCTCCCGCACCTCGATCCGCGCGCGGAGTCGGGGCTCGAGTCGATCCTCCGTCTCGCTGCGCTCGAGCGCGGCTGGAGCGTGCGCTCCCAAGTGCGCATCGCGGGGGTCGGCCGGGTCGACCTCGTGATCGACGGCTGGCTGGTGATCGAGGCCGACGGGGCTCGCTGGCACGACGACCCGGCCGATGCGGCGCGCGATCGCGAGCGCAACGCTGCGCTCGTGCGGCGGGGCTACCGGTGGCACCGATTCGGACACGCGCAGGTGGTGCACGACCTCGACGGATGCCTCGAGGTGATCGCCGCACTGCTCGCGCACGGGCGCCCGGCGCGATGA
- a CDS encoding DeoR/GlpR family DNA-binding transcription regulator, which produces MYATERHERIARAIARDGRVSVAELSREFGVTAETIRRDLDQLEQQGRLRRVHGGAVGAGSTTLAETSLLERLPQRSDEKDRIAKAAVRFVPGSFRGSLLLDAGSTTSRLADLLATWQPAASDATIDVSTNSLHIASTLHGSPHLRLRILGGAVRGITGAAVGPATVRQLSELRPDIAFIGTNGVSVEFGLSTPDEAEAAAKAAMVRAARRVIVLADSTKLQSEALVRFADLADIDTLITDTSPQADLAAALAAADVEVVLA; this is translated from the coding sequence ATGTACGCGACGGAGCGGCACGAGCGCATCGCCCGCGCCATCGCGCGGGACGGTCGGGTCTCGGTCGCGGAGCTCTCGCGGGAGTTCGGCGTCACGGCGGAGACCATCCGCCGCGACCTCGACCAGCTGGAGCAGCAGGGCCGGCTCCGTCGCGTGCACGGCGGCGCCGTCGGCGCCGGCAGCACCACGCTCGCCGAGACGTCGCTGCTCGAGCGGCTGCCGCAGCGCTCCGACGAGAAGGACCGCATCGCGAAGGCGGCCGTGCGCTTCGTGCCGGGCAGCTTCCGCGGCTCGCTGCTGCTCGACGCCGGCAGCACCACCTCGCGACTCGCCGACCTGCTCGCGACCTGGCAGCCGGCGGCGAGCGACGCGACCATCGACGTCTCGACCAACTCGCTGCACATCGCATCGACCCTGCACGGCAGCCCGCACCTGCGCCTGCGCATCCTCGGCGGTGCCGTCCGCGGCATCACCGGCGCCGCGGTCGGCCCGGCGACCGTCCGCCAGCTCTCCGAGCTCCGGCCCGACATCGCGTTCATCGGCACGAACGGCGTGAGCGTCGAGTTCGGGCTCTCGACACCCGACGAGGCGGAGGCCGCGGCCAAGGCCGCCATGGTGCGCGCCGCCCGCCGCGTCATCGTGCTCGCCGACTCGACCAAGCTGCAGTCGGAGGCGCTCGTGCGCTTCGCCGACCTCGCCGACATCGACACGCTCATCACCGATACGTCCCCGCAGGCCGACCTCGCCGCGGCGCTCGCCGCGGCCGACGTGGAAGTGGTGCTCGCATGA
- a CDS encoding pirin family protein, whose amino-acid sequence MSNLERDPRELLCDPDAPGARSAIEILTAREVPLGGPRAMTVRRTLPQRGRTTIGAWCFIDHYGPDDVAATGGMTVPPHPHTGLQTVSWLFEGEIEHRDSAGSHALVRPGELNLMTAGDGIQHSEVSTPAAVTLHGVQLWTVLPDASRHASPFFERHEALRVAADDADVRVFVGALAGVDTGVTVFSPLVGAQVDLPPFGSVILDVDPGFEHGVLVDAGPVRVEATGVEGAAVAAAAAPTELAYLAPGARGIRLSAGESPVRVLLLGGEPFGEQIVMWWNFIGRSHDEVVAFREQWQRDVIAGGDPGGRFGGVDGYDGDPLPAPELPTVRLKPRG is encoded by the coding sequence ATGAGCAACCTCGAGCGGGATCCCCGCGAACTGCTCTGCGATCCGGATGCCCCTGGGGCGCGTTCGGCGATCGAGATCCTGACCGCGCGCGAGGTGCCGCTCGGCGGCCCCCGTGCGATGACCGTGCGCCGCACGCTGCCGCAGCGCGGGCGCACGACCATCGGGGCGTGGTGTTTCATCGACCACTACGGACCGGACGACGTGGCCGCCACCGGGGGAATGACCGTGCCGCCGCATCCGCACACCGGGCTGCAGACCGTGAGCTGGCTGTTCGAGGGCGAGATCGAGCACCGCGACTCGGCCGGCAGCCATGCGCTGGTGCGGCCCGGCGAGCTGAACCTGATGACGGCGGGCGACGGCATCCAGCACTCCGAGGTGTCGACTCCGGCGGCCGTCACGCTCCACGGCGTACAGCTCTGGACGGTGCTGCCGGATGCCTCGCGGCACGCGAGCCCGTTCTTCGAGCGTCACGAGGCGTTGCGGGTCGCGGCCGACGACGCCGACGTGCGGGTGTTCGTCGGCGCGCTCGCCGGGGTCGACACGGGCGTGACCGTGTTCTCGCCGCTCGTCGGGGCGCAGGTCGACCTGCCGCCGTTCGGGTCGGTGATACTCGACGTCGACCCGGGGTTCGAGCACGGCGTGCTGGTCGACGCGGGGCCGGTGCGGGTCGAGGCGACGGGCGTCGAGGGTGCAGCGGTCGCGGCGGCTGCGGCGCCGACCGAGCTCGCGTACCTGGCTCCCGGTGCACGAGGCATCCGCCTGTCGGCAGGCGAGTCGCCCGTGCGCGTGCTGCTGCTCGGCGGCGAGCCGTTCGGCGAGCAGATCGTGATGTGGTGGAACTTCATCGGCCGCTCGCACGACGAGGTGGTCGCCTTCCGCGAGCAGTGGCAGCGCGACGTGATCGCCGGAGGCGATCCGGGCGGCCGGTTCGGCGGGGTCGACGGCTACGACGGCGACCCGCTGCCCGCGCCCGAGCTGCCGACCGTGCGGCTGAAGCCCCGCGGCTGA
- the lysS gene encoding lysine--tRNA ligase, whose translation MAEQQSPADATEPTPEEISEQQAVRLAKRERLIEQADDLGGGAYPVAVPITDAIADVRAKFVGLGVDEQSGERVAVAGRIVHLRNTGKLCFAALQSGDGARIQAMVSLAEVGEEQLAAWKELVDLGDHVFVAGEVITSRRGELSIMATEWRMAAKAIQPLPNLHNELSEETRVRSRYLDLIAREQARRTVLDRAAVNASLRRTFTELGFVEVETPMLQVMHGGASARPFVTHSNAFDTELYLRIAPELYLKRAVVGGIDRVYEINRNFRNEGADSTHSPEFAMLEAYQAYGDYHSIADLTQRLIQDAAQAVSGGHVVTWADGTEYDLSGQWDRISMYDSLSEAVGETVSPETPIERLRELADAEGIEIDHPLHGKYVEELWEHHVKGGLERPTFVMDFPVDTSPLVRAHRSIPGVVEKWDLYTRGFELATGYSELVDPVVQRERFVEQARLAAGGDPEAMQLDEEFLRALEFGMPPTGGMGMGIDRLLMALTGLGIRETILFPLVK comes from the coding sequence GGCCGACGACCTCGGCGGCGGCGCCTACCCGGTCGCGGTGCCGATCACCGATGCGATCGCCGACGTGCGGGCGAAGTTCGTCGGGCTGGGCGTCGACGAGCAGTCGGGCGAGCGGGTGGCCGTCGCCGGCCGCATCGTGCACCTGCGCAACACGGGCAAGCTGTGCTTCGCGGCGCTGCAGTCGGGCGACGGGGCGCGCATCCAGGCCATGGTCTCGCTCGCCGAGGTGGGCGAGGAGCAGCTCGCGGCCTGGAAGGAGCTCGTCGACCTCGGCGACCACGTGTTCGTGGCCGGCGAGGTGATCACGAGCCGCCGCGGCGAGCTGTCGATCATGGCGACCGAGTGGCGCATGGCGGCGAAGGCCATCCAGCCGCTGCCGAACCTGCACAACGAGCTGTCCGAGGAGACGCGCGTGCGCAGCCGCTACCTCGACCTCATCGCACGCGAGCAGGCGCGCCGCACCGTGCTCGATCGCGCGGCGGTCAACGCGAGCCTCCGCCGCACGTTCACGGAACTGGGCTTCGTCGAGGTCGAGACGCCCATGCTGCAGGTCATGCACGGCGGGGCATCCGCTCGGCCCTTCGTGACGCACTCGAACGCCTTCGACACCGAGCTCTACCTGCGCATCGCGCCCGAGCTGTACCTGAAGCGCGCCGTCGTGGGCGGCATCGATCGGGTCTACGAGATCAACCGCAACTTCCGCAACGAGGGCGCCGACTCGACCCACAGCCCCGAGTTCGCGATGCTCGAGGCGTACCAGGCGTACGGCGACTACCACTCGATCGCCGACCTCACGCAGCGACTCATCCAGGACGCCGCGCAGGCGGTGTCGGGCGGCCACGTCGTGACCTGGGCCGACGGCACCGAGTACGACCTGAGCGGCCAGTGGGACCGCATCTCGATGTACGACTCGCTGTCCGAGGCGGTGGGGGAGACCGTCTCGCCCGAGACGCCGATCGAGCGGCTGCGCGAGCTCGCCGACGCCGAGGGCATCGAGATCGACCACCCGCTGCACGGCAAGTACGTCGAGGAGCTCTGGGAGCACCACGTGAAGGGCGGCCTCGAGCGGCCGACGTTCGTGATGGACTTCCCGGTCGACACCTCGCCGCTCGTGCGCGCGCACCGGTCGATCCCGGGCGTGGTCGAGAAGTGGGACCTCTACACGCGCGGCTTCGAGCTCGCGACCGGCTACTCGGAGCTCGTCGACCCCGTCGTGCAGCGCGAGCGGTTCGTCGAGCAGGCGCGCCTGGCCGCCGGCGGCGACCCCGAGGCGATGCAGCTCGACGAGGAGTTCCTCCGCGCGCTCGAGTTCGGCATGCCGCCGACGGGCGGCATGGGCATGGGCATCGACCGGCTGCTCATGGCGCTCACGGGCCTCGGCATCCGCGAGACGATCCTCTTCCCGCTGGTCAAGTGA
- a CDS encoding PTS fructose transporter subunit IIABC: MSELIEPGLVVLDADLGPDKSDVIRALAGRVATAGRATSAEALAADAWKREQQSSTGLPGGMAIPHCKSPAVTQASLAVARLKPGVEFDEGEAADLVFMIAAPEGAAQDHLALLALLARSLMKDEFVASLRAAATPDEVVEIVRGALREDEEAAPAAAATGAAAAGAAGATAASAGTTTADATAGAGRSIVAVTACPTGIAHTYMAADALKAAAERAGVDYHVETQGSAGATPVPPDVIAAADAVIFAVDVDVRDKARFAGKPVIQVPVKRGIDEADELVARALAAADDPDATRVAAGGGGAAAATSAAANESVGGKLKRWLLTGVSYMIPFVAGGGLLIALGFLLGGYDITDSATEIVLGSALWNLPPGGLGEYLGAVAFTIGAASMGFLVPALAGYIAYAIADRPGIAPGFTVGAVALIMNAGFIGGLVGGLLAGAAAYWIGKIKGPRWLQGLMPVVIIPLLASIVASGIMLMLLGGPIATLMTGLTDWLNSLTGVGMIALGALLGFMMAFDLGGPINKVAYSFAVAGLSAGSIDNQTPWMIMAAVMAAGMVPPLALALATVLAPKQFNELERENGTAAWLLGAAFISEGAIPFAAADPLRVLPAGILGGITTGAICMAMGVTSQAPHGGIFVFFAIGNLLWFVIAILAGMVVSALAVIALKKWTRRAPVAAPLPTAAVPAAA; the protein is encoded by the coding sequence ATGAGTGAGCTCATCGAGCCCGGGCTCGTCGTCCTCGACGCCGACCTGGGCCCCGACAAGTCCGACGTCATCCGCGCGCTCGCGGGCCGCGTCGCCACGGCCGGGCGTGCGACCAGCGCCGAGGCCCTCGCGGCCGACGCGTGGAAGCGCGAGCAGCAGTCGTCGACCGGCCTGCCCGGCGGCATGGCCATCCCGCACTGCAAGTCGCCCGCGGTGACGCAGGCGAGCCTCGCGGTCGCCCGCCTGAAGCCCGGCGTCGAGTTCGACGAGGGCGAGGCGGCCGATCTCGTCTTCATGATCGCCGCGCCCGAGGGCGCCGCGCAGGACCACCTGGCCCTGCTCGCGCTGCTCGCGCGCTCGCTCATGAAGGACGAGTTCGTCGCGTCGCTGCGCGCCGCGGCGACGCCCGACGAGGTCGTCGAGATCGTGCGCGGCGCGCTGCGCGAGGACGAGGAGGCGGCTCCCGCGGCGGCCGCCACCGGTGCCGCGGCAGCGGGAGCCGCAGGTGCGACCGCCGCCTCCGCGGGCACGACCACGGCGGATGCCACCGCCGGCGCCGGTCGCTCGATCGTCGCCGTCACCGCGTGCCCCACCGGCATCGCGCACACCTACATGGCGGCCGATGCGCTCAAGGCCGCGGCTGAGCGCGCGGGCGTCGACTACCACGTCGAGACCCAGGGCTCCGCGGGAGCGACCCCGGTGCCGCCGGACGTGATCGCGGCGGCCGACGCGGTGATCTTCGCGGTCGACGTCGACGTGCGCGACAAGGCGCGCTTCGCCGGCAAGCCGGTCATCCAGGTGCCCGTGAAGCGCGGCATCGACGAGGCCGACGAGCTGGTCGCCCGGGCGCTGGCCGCGGCCGACGACCCCGACGCGACGCGCGTCGCGGCGGGCGGCGGCGGGGCGGCTGCGGCGACGTCCGCCGCCGCCAACGAATCGGTCGGCGGCAAGCTCAAGCGCTGGCTGCTCACCGGCGTGAGCTACATGATCCCGTTCGTCGCCGGCGGCGGCCTGCTCATCGCGCTCGGCTTCCTGCTCGGCGGGTATGACATCACCGACAGCGCGACCGAGATCGTGCTCGGCAGTGCGCTCTGGAACCTGCCGCCCGGCGGGCTCGGCGAGTACCTCGGTGCGGTCGCGTTCACGATCGGTGCCGCATCGATGGGCTTCCTCGTCCCGGCGCTCGCGGGCTACATCGCGTACGCGATCGCCGACCGGCCGGGCATCGCCCCGGGCTTCACGGTGGGTGCCGTCGCGCTCATCATGAACGCGGGCTTCATCGGCGGTCTGGTCGGCGGCCTGCTCGCCGGTGCGGCGGCCTACTGGATCGGCAAGATCAAGGGGCCGCGCTGGCTGCAGGGCCTCATGCCGGTGGTCATCATCCCGCTGCTCGCGTCGATCGTGGCATCCGGCATCATGCTGATGCTGCTCGGCGGCCCGATCGCGACCCTGATGACCGGGCTCACCGACTGGCTGAACTCGCTCACGGGCGTCGGCATGATCGCCCTCGGTGCGCTGCTCGGCTTCATGATGGCGTTCGACCTCGGCGGCCCGATCAACAAGGTGGCGTACTCGTTCGCGGTCGCCGGATTGTCAGCGGGGTCGATCGACAACCAGACCCCGTGGATGATCATGGCTGCGGTGATGGCGGCCGGCATGGTGCCGCCGCTCGCGCTGGCGCTCGCGACGGTGCTCGCGCCGAAGCAGTTCAACGAGCTCGAACGAGAGAACGGCACGGCCGCGTGGCTGCTGGGCGCGGCGTTCATCTCGGAGGGCGCGATCCCGTTCGCGGCGGCCGACCCGCTGCGCGTGCTGCCCGCCGGCATCCTCGGCGGCATCACGACGGGCGCGATCTGCATGGCGATGGGCGTCACCTCGCAGGCTCCGCACGGCGGCATCTTCGTGTTCTTCGCGATCGGCAACCTGCTCTGGTTCGTCATCGCGATCCTCGCGGGCATGGTCGTCTCGGCGCTCGCCGTGATCGCCCTCAAGAAGTGGACGCGTCGCGCCCCCGTGGCGGCCCCGCTGCCCACGGCTGCGGTGCCCGCCGCGGCCTGA
- the cls gene encoding cardiolipin synthase — protein MTDAGQDALITLIVAGAVLLVDLIIRIVAIIVVPRNRKPTAGMAWLLAIFFIPFIGVFFFLLIGNPKLPKHRREKQSEIDTYLRETTHGMERVTSTAGWPSWFEGVVRMNRNLGSMPLIGGNSAQLIDDYEASLGAMADAIDQAKRFVHVEFYIFALDPTTRPFFEALKNAAARGVTVRVLLDHVASVRVKNYKDTIKFLTDAGVDWQLMLPVQPFKGKYQRPDLRNHRKLLVVDSEIAFTGSQNVIDRSYNKPGNIKRGLQWQELMARLEGPIVSGLNTIFLTDWYLETGVLLERDIVPFSQEAASENLDCQVVPSGPGYQNENNLKLFLSLFFAAREKIIITSPYFVPDDAMLSAISSATQRGVHVELFVSEIGDQALVYHAQRSYYEALLRAGVRIYMYKAPYILHAKHLSIDDDVAVIGTSNMDIRSFLLNMEISLLVRGEQFVTDMRAVEAKYREESRELTLEEWLKQPLGSTVLDNLARLTSALQ, from the coding sequence ATGACCGACGCCGGCCAGGACGCGCTCATCACGCTGATCGTCGCCGGCGCCGTCCTGCTCGTCGACCTGATCATCCGCATCGTCGCGATCATCGTCGTCCCGAGGAATCGCAAGCCCACCGCCGGCATGGCCTGGCTGCTCGCCATTTTCTTCATCCCCTTCATCGGCGTCTTCTTCTTCCTGCTGATCGGCAACCCGAAGCTGCCGAAGCACCGGCGCGAGAAGCAGTCCGAGATCGATACCTACCTGCGCGAGACCACGCACGGCATGGAGCGCGTCACGAGCACCGCGGGCTGGCCGAGCTGGTTCGAGGGCGTCGTGCGCATGAACCGCAACCTCGGCTCGATGCCGCTCATCGGCGGCAACTCCGCCCAGCTCATCGACGACTACGAGGCGAGCCTCGGCGCGATGGCCGACGCGATCGACCAGGCGAAGCGTTTCGTTCACGTCGAGTTCTACATCTTCGCGCTCGACCCCACGACCCGGCCGTTCTTCGAGGCGCTGAAGAACGCCGCCGCGCGCGGCGTCACCGTGCGGGTGCTGCTCGACCACGTGGCATCCGTTCGGGTGAAGAACTACAAGGACACGATCAAGTTCCTCACTGACGCCGGCGTCGACTGGCAGCTGATGCTGCCGGTGCAGCCGTTCAAGGGCAAGTACCAGCGCCCCGACCTGCGCAACCACCGCAAGCTCCTCGTGGTCGACAGCGAGATCGCGTTCACCGGCTCGCAGAACGTGATCGACCGCAGCTACAACAAGCCCGGCAACATCAAGCGCGGGCTGCAGTGGCAGGAACTCATGGCCCGGCTCGAGGGCCCCATCGTCTCGGGACTCAACACGATCTTCCTCACCGACTGGTACCTCGAGACCGGCGTGCTGCTGGAGCGCGACATCGTGCCGTTCTCGCAGGAGGCCGCGAGCGAGAACCTCGACTGCCAGGTCGTGCCCTCCGGCCCCGGCTACCAGAACGAGAACAACCTCAAGCTCTTCCTCTCGCTGTTCTTCGCCGCGCGCGAGAAGATCATCATCACGAGCCCCTACTTCGTGCCCGACGACGCGATGCTCTCGGCGATCTCGTCGGCCACGCAGCGCGGCGTGCACGTCGAGCTCTTCGTCTCGGAGATCGGCGACCAGGCGCTCGTCTACCACGCCCAGCGCTCGTACTACGAGGCCCTGTTGCGCGCCGGCGTGCGCATCTACATGTACAAGGCGCCGTACATCCTGCACGCCAAGCACCTCTCGATCGACGACGACGTGGCGGTGATCGGCACGAGCAACATGGACATCCGGTCGTTCCTGCTGAACATGGAGATCTCGCTGCTCGTGCGCGGTGAGCAGTTCGTCACCGACATGCGCGCGGTCGAGGCGAAGTACCGCGAGGAGAGCCGCGAGCTCACCCTCGAGGAGTGGCTGAAGCAGCCGCTCGGCTCCACCGTGCTCGACAACCTCGCGCGCCTCACCTCGGCGCTGCAGTAG
- a CDS encoding 1-phosphofructokinase family hexose kinase, which yields MIVTLTANPSIDRTVELDEPLERGAVQRAVATREDPGGKGVNVTRALRAARVTSVAVLPAAPGDPMLAALEGESVPYRAVPIAGRIRSNLTIAEAGGATTKINEPGPELDADAQRALIAAVVEECDGADWLVLAGSLPPGAPDDFYAQVVRAVRAETHPSPRIAVDTSGPALAALVEADLAVDVIKPNAEELAELLGRSSEEELEAGPDAAIALARTIPPARVRTSLVTLGAVGAAVVTPEGAWFAAAPNITARSTVGAGDCSLAGYLIASVEGAHPSAALASAVAYGAAAASLPGSVVPTRSQVDPDRVVVTEAGTVAGSEPTRSTNE from the coding sequence ATGATCGTCACGCTCACCGCCAACCCCTCCATCGACCGCACCGTCGAGCTCGACGAGCCGCTCGAGCGCGGCGCCGTGCAGCGCGCGGTCGCGACCCGCGAGGACCCGGGCGGCAAGGGGGTCAACGTGACCCGTGCGCTCCGCGCCGCGCGCGTGACCTCGGTCGCCGTGCTCCCCGCCGCACCCGGCGACCCGATGCTCGCGGCGCTCGAGGGCGAGTCGGTGCCGTACCGCGCCGTGCCGATAGCCGGTCGCATCCGCTCCAACCTCACGATCGCCGAGGCGGGCGGCGCCACCACCAAGATCAACGAACCGGGGCCCGAGCTCGACGCCGACGCGCAGCGCGCGCTGATCGCGGCCGTGGTCGAGGAGTGCGACGGCGCCGACTGGCTGGTCCTCGCGGGGTCGCTGCCTCCGGGCGCGCCCGACGACTTCTACGCGCAGGTGGTGCGCGCGGTCCGCGCCGAGACCCACCCGTCGCCGCGCATCGCGGTCGACACCTCCGGTCCGGCGCTCGCCGCACTCGTCGAGGCGGACCTCGCGGTCGACGTCATCAAGCCCAACGCGGAGGAGCTCGCCGAGCTGCTCGGCCGATCGAGCGAAGAGGAGCTCGAGGCGGGGCCGGATGCCGCGATCGCGCTCGCCCGCACGATCCCCCCGGCGCGGGTGCGCACCAGCCTCGTCACGCTCGGCGCGGTCGGCGCCGCGGTCGTGACGCCCGAGGGCGCGTGGTTCGCCGCCGCCCCGAATATCACCGCGAGGAGCACCGTCGGCGCCGGCGACTGCTCGCTCGCGGGCTACCTCATCGCATCCGTCGAGGGTGCGCATCCGTCGGCGGCGCTCGCGAGCGCCGTCGCCTACGGCGCCGCCGCGGCCTCGTTGCCCGGCAGCGTCGTGCCCACCCGATCCCAGGTCGACCCCGACCGGGTCGTCGTCACCGAGGCCGGCACCGTCGCCGGCTCCGAACCCACAAGGAGCACCAATGAGTGA